In the genome of Nonomuraea sp. NBC_00507, the window TCAGCGCCGAGCACCTGGAACGCGTCCGCGGCTTCGTCCAGGACCCCTACCTCCAGGGAACGTGCCCGCAGGGCAAGGGCTTCTGGTTCCCGGCGACCGTGCTGACCCCCGACGTCACCGACCGGACGTTCAACGAGGAGATCTTCGGGCCCGTGGTGTCGGTGGCGCCGTTCAAGGACGAGGCCGACGCCGTCAGGATCGCCAACGACACTCCGTACGGACTGAGCGGCTCCATCTGGACCCGGGACGTCGGGCGGGCGCTCCGGGTGGCCAGGGCGGTCGAGTCGGGCGCGCTCTCGGTGAACTCCAACTCCTCGGTCCGCTACTGGACCCCCTTCGGCGGCTTCAAGCAGTCCGGACTCGGCAGGGAACTCGGCCCGGACGCCCTGGCGGCGTTCACCGAGACCAAGAACGTCTTCATCTCCTGGGAGTGAAACAAGTGCAGCGGTTGCAGGATCGGGTGGCGGTCATCACCGGCGCGGGCAGCGGCATCGGGCTCGCCACGGCCCGCAGGTTCGCCGAGGAGGGCGCCAAGGTCGTCTGCGTGGACGTCGACGAGGAGGCGGGCGGCAAGGCCGCCAACGAGGTCGGCGGCCTCTTCATCAAGGCCGACGTGACCAGCGAGGACGACGTCGTCAGGATGTTCCAGACGGCGTACGACACCTACGGCAGCGTCGACATCGCCTTCAACAACGCCGGCATCTCGCCGCCCGACGACGACTCGATCCTGGAGACCGGCATCGACGCCTGGCGCCGCGTCCAGGAGGTCAACCTGACCAGCGTCTACCTGTGCTGTAAGCACGTCCTCCCGTACATGCGGCGGCAGGGCAAGGGCTCGATCATCAACACGGCGTCGTTCGTGGCCGTCATGGGGTCGGCGACGTCACAGATCTCCTACACCGCCTCCAAGGGCGGCGTGCTGGCGATGTCGCGGGAGCTGGGCGTGCAGTTCGCCAGGGAGGGCATCAGGGTGAACGCCCTGTGCCCCGGCCCGGTCAACACACCGTTGCTACGGGAGTTGTTCGCCAAGGACCCGGAGCGGGCGCAGCGGCGGCTGGTGCACGTACCCGTGGGGCGCTTCGCCGAGGCGACGGAGATCGCGGCGGCGGTGGCGTTCCTGGCCAGCGACGACGCGTCGTTCATCACGGCCAGCGAGTTCCTGGTGGACGGCGGCATCTCCGGCGCCTACGTGACGCCGCTCTAGGAGGAAATCGTGCGTCCGGTCATCGGGATCACCTGTTACGTCGAGCCGGCGAAGTTCACGGTGTGGGCGGACATGACCGTCGCGCTGCTGCCGTACATGTACGTGGAGCAGGTCGTCCGCGCCGGCGGGCAGCCGGTCGTGCTGCCGCCGGCCGGCGATCCCGCGCCTGTCGTGGGGCGGCTCGACGGGCTCATCCTGGCGGGCGGGGGCGACATCGACCCGGCCCGCTACAGCCAGGAGCCGGGGGAAAAGGTCGGCTATGTTCGCAAATTTCGGGATGAGGCCGAGTTTGCGGTGCTGAATGCCGCTCTCGAGGCCGGCCTGCCGTACCTGGGGATCTGCCGCGGCCTCCAAGTGCTCAACGTCGCCCTCGGCGGCACCCTGCACCAGCACCTCCCCGACGTGGTCGGGCACGACGGGCACTCCCCCGCGCCCGGCCGCTTCGGCCCGCTGCCCGTCGTCCCCGTGCCGGGCACACGCCTGGCCAAGGCGCTGGGCACGGAGCCGGTGACGGTCCCGCACTACCACCACCAGGCCATCGACCGCCTCGCCCCGGGCCTCACGGTGTCCGCCACCGCCGAGGACGGCACGATCGAGGCGGTCGAGATGGACACGGAGTCGTTCACGATGGCCGTGCAGTGGCACCCGGAGGCGGCCGAGGACTGCGCGATCTTCGAAACCTTCGTGGCCGCCTGCCGCTAACCGACGGGCTTGAGCACGCTGTCGAGGACGACGACGCCCGCGCCGTACTTCTGGTCGAACGTGCGGCGCAGGTCGTCGGAGGCGAGCCAGGTCTCCACCTCGACCCGGTTGCGAGTGACGCTGGGCGCGGAGGAGATGAGGGCGTCGCCCAGCTCCTTCTCGACCTCCCGCTGGATCGCGTGCAACTCGGCCTCGGTACGCTCCGCGCCGCTGACGCACAACGCGCCGCCCCAGACCTCGCGGATCCACGCCTCGCGCCCGGCCAGGTCGCCGGTGAACCTGAGATTGAGCACCTGCCCCCGCGCGTAGGCGTCGAGTTCCTCCGACGGGTCAGGCGTCGGCCCGATGGGTTCGATCCAGGCGCCCGCGAACTCCTTGGCCGTCCCCGCCCGCTTCATCGCCTTCTCCAGGGTCGCCTCCGTGGCCTTGGCGGGATCGACGGGCCGCCAGCCGCCCTCGGGCGCGGGGCACGGAGTGGTGAAGTCGGTCGTCGGAGGCTCCTCATACACGGGCGAGCCGGGCGGCTCCGTGAGGGTCAGCCGGGCGCCGTCCCAAGTGCCGACGACCCGGTACGAACCCCATTTCACGCCGCCCTGCGACTCGTGCCCGACCTTGCTCCAGTCCCAGCCGACCACGTCGGGGCCACCGCACTGCGGCGGGAAGGACTCGGCCACCGCCCAACACAGCTGAGGCCCGTGCCCGTGGCCTTCGAGCACCGTCAGGCTGGCCTCGTACCGAGGGGGCGGCGCCGGGGACGCGGCGCTCTCGGCGCCGCAGGACGTGATGGTCAGGGCCGCCGCGAGTCCGATGGCCGCCATTCGCCGGTTCATGCCCCTTCAACGTCATCACCGCCCGAGCGGTTCACGGGCGCCCGAACGCGACAAGACCCCCGTAACGGCACTAGGCTTACGGGACATCACCCACGAAACCGTGCGGGAGAGCACCCTGACAGCCGGTCAGGGTCCCTGAAGGAGCAAGCCCTCCCCGCGAACCTCTCAAGGCAAAGGACCGCACGGACGAGGTGTCCTCTGGAAAGCAGGCCTGTGGGCCTCGCCGAAGGTGAAAGTCCGGCAAAACCCGGGCGAAGCTCTCAGGCATCGATGACAGAGGGGGAGGATGCTGGCATCCGATCCTGTCCTGAGGTGCGATAAATGTCCCGACCGACACCGCTACGAGACGTTCACGAGAGCCTCGGCGCCACGCTGACCGACTTCGCGGGGTGGCTCATGCCCCTCCGGTACGGCAGCGAGTCCGCGGAGCACAACGCCGTCCGGCAGGCGGCGGGGCTGTTCGACCTGTCGCACATGGGCGAGATCTTCCTGACGGGCCCGCAGGCCGGCCAGGCCCTGGACTATGCGCTGGTCGGGCATCTGTCAGCGCTGGAGCCCGGGCGGGCCAGATACACCATGATCGTGAACGAGCGTGGCGGGGTGCTCGACGACCTCATCGTCTACCGGCTCGGGGACGAAGAGTTCATGGTGGTGGCAAACGCCTCAAACTACGAAAAAGTCGGAAATGAGCTGAAAGAGCGTACGAAGGCGTACAACGCCGTCGTGGACGACCGCTCCGACCAGTACGCGCTCATCGCCGTCCAGGGCCCGCGGGCGCAGGAGATCCTCGCCACGCTCACCGACGCCGACCTCGGCGGCCTCAAGTACTACGCGGGCCTGCCCGGCGTGGTGGACGGCCGGCAGGCGCTGATCGCCCGCACCGGTTACACCGGCGAGGACGGCTTCGAGCTCTTCGTCGCGAACGAGGATGCCGCGCCGCTGTGGCACGCCCTCATGGCGGCCGGCGAGCCGTACGGGCTCAAGCCCGCGGGCCTGTCCAGCCGCGACACGCTCCGCCTCGAGGCGGGCATGCCGCTGTACGGCAACGAGCTCAGCGCCGAGCTCACCCCGTTCGACGCGGGGCTCGGCAGAGTGGTGAAATTCGACAAGCCCGGCGACTTCGTCGGCAGGACGGCGCTCGAGGCGGTCAAGGACGACCCGCCGCGGCGCCGCCTCGTCGGCCTGGTCGCGCGGGGACGCCGGGTGCCGCGCCACGGTTACCCGGTGACCAAAGACGGCGCCGTCGTCGGCGAGGTCACCAGCGGTGCGCCTTCCCAGACTCTGGGCAAGCCCATTGCTATGGCTTACGTGGACACCGGCATCGAAGAAGGCCTGGCCGTGGACATCCGGGGCAGTCAAGAACCTATGGACCTGGTAGAGCTGCCCTTTTACAGGAGGAAGAAGTGAGCAACATCCCTGACGAGCTGAGCTACACCAAGGAGCACGAGTGGGTGGCCGGGCTCGATGACGGGCTGACCGTGACCGTCGGCATCACGGCTTTCGCCGCCGACGCCCTCGGTGACGTGGTCTACGTGCAGCTCCCCGAGGTCGGTTCGACCGTAGAGGGCGGCGACTCCGTCGGCGAGGTGGAGTCGACCAAGTCCGTGAGCGAGATCTACACGCCCGTCGCCGGCGAGATCGTCGAGATCAACCAGGCCGTCGTGGACGACCCGTCGGTCGTCAACAGCGACCCGTACGGCGAGGGCTGGATGTTCCGCGTCCGCATGGAAGGCGACGCGGAGGACCTGCTGTCCGCCGAGGAGTACAAGGCGCTCACCTCAGGCGAGTCCTGACCCATTTCGCCGGGGCCCGTTCAGCGGGCCCCGGCCTTGCATGAAAGGCGCCCATCAATGGCGATCAGCGTCTTCGACCTGTTCAAGATCGGTATCGGCCCGTCGAGCTCGCACACGGGCGGCCCGATGGCGGCCGCGCACAAGTTCGCCCGCGGCCTGGACGAGGACGGCCTGCTGCCGCGCGTGGCGCGCGTCCAGGCCATCCTGTACGGCTCACTCGGCCTCACCGGCAAGGGCCACGGCAGCGACAAGGCCGTCCTGCTGGGCCTGTCGGGCGAGAAGCCCGAACTCGTGGACGTGGACACCATCGACGACCGCCTGACCGCGATGCGCGCCTCCGGCACCGTCAACCTCTACGGCACCCACGAAATCCCCTTCGTCGTCGGCGAGGACCTGATCTTCGAACGCAAGATCTCCCTCCCCGAGCACCCGAACGGCATGCGCTTCACCGCCTACACCGCGGACGGCGACACGCTGCGGGAAAAGGTCTACTTCTCGGTCGGCGGCGGCTTCGTCGTGGACGAGAACGCCACCGGCGCCGACCGCATCAAGCCCGACGACACCGTGCTTCCCTACCCCTTCACCACCGGGGAAGAGCTCCTCAAACACTGCTCGAACACGGGCCTGTCGATCTCCGCCCTGATGCTGGAGAACGAGAAGGCCTTCGGCCGCACCGAGGAAGAGATCCGCGCCGGAATCCTCAACCTGTGGAACGTCATGTCGGACTGCGTCCGCCGCGGCATCTCCAAGGAAGGCGTCCTGCCCGGCGGTCTCAAGGTCAAGCGCCGCGCCAACCAGCTCTACCGCCGCCTGCAGACCGAGCCCCCCGAGAAGGACCCGCTCCAGGCCATGGACTGGGTGACGCTCTTCGCCCTGGCGGTCAACGAGGAGAACGCCGCCGGCGGCCGCATCGTCACCGCCCCCACCAACGGCGCCGCCGGCATCATCCCGGCCGTCCTGACGTACTACACCCGCTTCGTCCCCCACGCCGACGACGACGGCGTAGTCCGCTTCCTCCTCACCGCCGCCGCCATCGGCGTCCTCTTCAAGGAGAACGCCTCGATCTCCGGGGCCGAGGTGGGCTGTCAGGGCGAGGTCGGCTCGGCCTGCTCGATGGCCTCCGCCGCCCTCACGGAGGTCATGGGCGGCACGCCGGAGCAGGTGGAGAACGCCGCCGAGATCGGCATCGAACACAACCTGGGCCTGACCTGCGACCCGATCGGCGGCCTGGTCCAGATCCCGTGCATCGAACGCAACGCGGTCGCCTCCAACAAGGCGATCACGGCGGCGAGAATCGCCTTGCGCGGCGACGGGAAGCACTTTGTGGCCCTGGACAAGGCCATCAAGACGATGAGGGACACCGGCCGGGACATGCTGGACAAGTACAAGGAGACGTCGCGAGGCGGCCTAGCCGTCAACGTCATCGAGTGCTGACCTGACCGACCACAGTACAAAGCGTCAGGCACCAACCCCCCAGGGGCGGTCCTCCCATAGGTCCGCGGCGAACAGTGCGTGGGCGATCCGGCGGGGATCGAGCCGGACGACCACCTCGCCGCCCTCGGACTCTGCGAGCTCAGCGGCAGCCAGCCCTATCAAGGCGAACTCACCCGCCAGCGACCTCATGAGCCACTTCTCGAAATCCTCGGCCTGCAGCTCTTCGACCTCATCCCGAAGCCACGCTGCGCGAGCTCTGCCGATCAACTCCGCAGGAAGGCGAACCGTCACGGGCTGCAGTTGCTCGCTCAGCCGGCGACCTATCTCCGCCAGGTGGCGGCTGTCCGTCCGGAATCGCTCCTCTGCTGTGGACCCGTCCATGCAGACCTCGTCCTTCTTCTTGAAGCGGTTGTCTGTGATCAACTTACGCACCGTGGTGTTCTTCGATGCCTTCGCCGCCTCCAACGCCTCCTCAACCGTTATCTCCAGTACTCGCTCGGCATGGCCGACTTGATGCTCTCGACGAAGCCGCCCGCCCTGGAGAGTGGAAACCGTGAGCACTATGTCCGAGATCGCACATTTCACGAAGATGACTGCCAGGCCAGAACCGGACAACTCCCCCACATCATGGCCACCCGACGCATTCGCCATCAGCGCGTTCGGCCAATGCGGACACATCAACATCGCGCACGCCCGCAGGAGTTCCGACCATCCGCTGGACCGGGCTCTATGCCTCGTGGTCAATAAGCGCCTTCTCCCACCTGAAAGCGGCGACAGCCTGCTCGTCTCCATCGACAAGTCGCTCGTAGTAGAGGTGGTCCATCGCCCACTCCCGGAAGGCGATCAACGATGATCCGACGTCCGGGGTGAGCGGACCGGGCGGAACGTAGCTCACCACCCACCTAGAGGAGGGCGTGCCGTCAGTGACCTCGAAAAGCGGAAGGCGTCAGGCGTGAGGCCCCACATGTCGTCTAGCATTCCTGAACCAGTGAACCGTACGAACGACCTTCCCGTCCGCGTCGCGAAGCACATACTCCATCTTCATCCAGCGCAAACGCTCCAGCGTGCCCCGCCCGAAACCGTCAAGCGATTCTTGAGGCGACAAGTTCATGGCGAGCCAGCCGCCACGATTCAGCATGAAACCTTCACGCGTTCATGGCCGTCCGGAGGCCGTACTGGTTTAGGCGTCAGATTACGCCGCACTCAAGGAGAAGCTGCAGCGGCTCCAAGATGAGGAGGACCAACGGGTTATCCGGGAGGGTATTGCGCGCATCGAGCGCGGCGAGCCCGATCCCGAAGGTACGGTCGTCATCTCCGCCGGCTCACGCGAAAAGCTGGAAGCCAAGCTGGCCGAATCGCTGGGACTGCATTGCGCTGCCAGACGCCCACATCCCTGCGGCATACGAGATCCACACCTCGGCCCTGACGGTGAAGTTCACGATCTACGACGACGAGGTCGACTAGACAGCGGGAGCCAACCGTCAGCGCAATCGTGTACTGACGTCGCGATTGGACCTGTTTGTACAGGTACGGCGGGTGGTTCAAGCGGCGAATCTTCCCGACTTCGCCTCCTGTGAGTGACGGCTCCTCTACGATCGGTCATCGATGATGACAGGAGGCAAGCCGTGTTCCGCGAGCGCAAGCCGAGTGTCCGGCGGGTCCTTCCAGAGGGGCAGTACAACCCAGAGGTCGGGGAGGGAGTGCGGTGGCTCGACTACGAGCGGGCCGCTGAGATGGACGCCGCGTCCATGCCCGAGGGCGGGGCTTTCCAGGGCGCGACCACCTTAGAGCCTTGCGACGTGCCGGAGCTTGTGGACGTGCCGGAGCCTGTGGACGTGCCTCGCACGGATCGGCCTGGGGATGCGCCACCCGTTGTCGACCTGGGTCCGGCGGCCCTGGGTGAATGCCGTGTGTTGCCCGACGCTGAGTCCGGCATGGCGCCTGCGGCCGACGCCCGAGCCACACCACCTCCGGCCGACTCGCCCGCTGCGCCTCCGGCCAACTCTGGAGGCACCCATCCGGGCAACTCGCGAGCCACGTCTCTGGCCGAATCCCAGGTCTTGCCTCACCCTGCCGGGTCCCTCCCTGCACCTCCCGCCGGGCCGTGTGCGGCGCTCCCTGGTGAATCCCGTGCGATGCCGTTGAGCAGCGGCGACGGCGTCGTCGCGACCTCCGGTCGGCGGTCCGACATTCTGGACGCGCCTGCCGAGCGGATCGTGGACGGCGACTGGTTCGAGCGGCCGCACCGGCCGCCCAGGCTCGCCGAGAGCCGCCCGTACGGTGTGCGGGGTGGGCTCGCACACCCGGATCCACAGGTCGAGCGGGACCTGATCGAGGCGCTGCCGCTGGGCACCCGCTTCCCCGACCCCCGCGGCACCTGGATCCGGCTCATCAACGGCGGCGGACCGGCCGATGACCCGTTCCGGGCCTCCAACGCGGCCGACTGCGCGCTGGCCGTTCTGTCCACCTGGCACGGGGAGCCCACCACGGCAGCCCCCAGGCTGCCCGAGTACGACAGGATCGGACGCCCGCTGCTGACCGGTGAGCACGACAGCCGGGCCAGGATCGAGCGGTGGGTGGGGCAGCGGCTGGAGTACGCGGGGCAGGGGCGGCACGCGTACCCGATGATCGCGCGGCGGCTGGCCGGGGCCGGGCACGGGGCCTGTGCCGTCATCGTGGTGCGTTGGCCGGGAGGTGGCACCCACGTCTGGAATGCGGTCAACGCGGACGGTGAGGTGATCTGGATCGACGCGCAGCGGGGGCACATGTCCGTCGAGCCGCCTTACACGACGGTGACCGGGGTGTTCTGCGTGATACTCGACCGCCAGGGGCGGCCGCGATGAATCTGGAGCAGGCTCGGGCTCTGGCTGAGGAGTACTTCAACGGGGTCCGGCCGCTGGGCGAGGCGCTGCCCGTGGGGATTTTCGGGTTCCACGACGGCTACGTCGCTTGGGTGCGGGAGCTCGATCCCGACGATCCCGGCACGTTGCCGGAGACGGTCGGCGGCGGGTGCATCGTGATCGACCGGGCCACGGGAGAGGTGGTCGCCCGGCCGCTGCTCGACCCGGAGACGGTCGCCGAGTTGTGGCCCGGTCCCGTCCCCAGATAAAGGAACCAGATAAGGAAAGGGCCGGGCGCCGCCCCCATGAGACGCCCGACCCTTGGCGTGCGGGCTGCCGGGAACGAGACACCGGGGCAGCCCGCACCGCGTGTTCCCTCTATCCGCGTTTTTCGGATTTATTCGCATTACGGGCTCTTCGTCCGATCAGCCGGTGGCGAGCGCGCCCACGATCGAGGCGCGGGCCGCACGGCGGGCCGGGAGCACAGCGGCCACCACACCCGCCACCCCCGACAACACCACGAACAGCGCGATCTGCGGCACAGGCACCGACAACACGGCCCCGTCCAGCATCGCCATCACGGCGGCCCATCCGAACACGCCACCCAGCACGACCCCGACCAACGCCCCGATCAGCCCCAGCACCAGCGCCTCGATGAACAACATCCGGCGCAACTGCGGCCGGGTCAGCCCGAGCGCCCGCAGCAGCGCGGACTCCCTGGTGCGTTCATGGACCGACAACGACAGGGTGTTCGCGATCCCCAGCAGCGAGATCAGGATCGCCAGCCCCAGCAAGCCAGTAACGATCATGAGCAGCATGTCCAGCGTCTCTTCGAACTGGCCGCGTATCTCGGTCGAGCTCGCCAACTGGACGGTCGGGTGGGCGGCGACGGCCGCCTCCACCACCGCGCGCGCCCGCTCAGCCGGCACGCCGTCGCGGATGTTGATCATCACACTGGAGTCGGGCAGCCGGTCGAAGTACGTGTCGAACGGCTGCTCGGCAACGGTGAGGGCGGGCAGCGTCGAGTTCTCGCCCTTCAACACGGCGACCACGCGCAACGGCACGGTCCCCGCCAGGTCGGTCCTGGCGTGTACGGTGCCGCCGACCGTCACGCCCAGCTCCTCGGCCGCGTAGTCGAGCAGCGCCACCTCACCGGTGGACATCCCGGTCGTGGACCCGGCGACGACCTCGGGGGTGACGGTCCCGTGGTAGGTGCCGATGTCGTAGCGCCGGTCCCCTACCTTGATCGGAGTCCTGCGGACCTGCAGCACGGAGGCCAGCTCCGGCTTGCCGCGCAGCTCCTCCGCCACCGACCGGGGCACACCGGCCTCCCGCCCCTGAGTGGCCAGCATGTAGTCGACGGGGAACTGCTCGTCGAGCTTGCTCCACACGCTTACCCGGGTGGAGGCGCTGAGCACCGACAGCAGCGTCATGAGCGTGACGCCAATGGTCAGCGCGACGGTCGTGGTGGCGGCCCGCGAGGGGTTGCGCGCGGAATTGTCCAGCGCCAGCCGTCCCGGCACGCCGAACAACCGGGCCGGGATCCAGCCCACCGCCGCGCTCAGCGGCTTGACCAGCACCGGCCCGAGGATCAGCACGGCGAGGAAGGTCAGAGCGCCGCCGGCCATCACGACGAACAGGGTGGGCGGCTCGCCAGGCTGCATCCCCCATACGCCGAAGCCGGTCGTCCCCATCCCGGCCAGCAGGAACAGCGCCGCGAAGAGCCAGCGCAGCACCCCGGTGCGGTACGTCTGCTCCTCCACCTGCGTGCGCAGCGCCGCGACCGGCGGCACGCGGGTGGCCGAACGGGCAGGCAGGAGCGCCGCGCACACCGTGACCACCAGGCCGACGGCCAGGCCGATGGCGATCGTGGCCGGCGCCAGCGTGACGGCCGCGTCGGTGGGCAGCGGAGCGTCGAGCGCGCCGAGGACCGCGAGCGTGAGAACGGCCAGGCCGTACCCGATGACCAGGCCGGACGCGGAGGCGATCAGTCCGACCGCCACCGACTCCAGCAGGATCGAGCCGAACACCTGCCTCCGCGTGGCCCCGATGCACCGCAGCAGCGCCATCTCCCTGGTCCGCTGCGCGACGAGGATGCCGAACGTGTTGTAGATCACCAGCGCCGCCACCATCATCGCCACCGCGCCGAACAGCAGCAGCCCCACGGTCAGCGTCCGCATCTCGAACCCGGCCGCACTGGCCAGGTCGGCGGCCAGCTCATCGCCGGTCTTGACCACGGCGGCGCCGCCGACGGCCGCCGCCACGAGCTGCTTCAGCCTGGCGGACGGGCCCGCGACATCGATCTCGCGGTACCCTTTCGCGCCGGTCATCCGCTGCGCGGTGGCCGGGGTGAAGCCGACCACGCCGGTGTAGGCGAGCTCCTGGTCCACGCCGGGATCGAGCAGACCGACCAGCTTGAACCGGTGCTGACTCTGCGAGCCGTCGAGCACGGTGATCGTGTCGCCAATCTGGAGTTTCTGGGCCTTGGCGGTGTTCTCGTCGAGGACGGCCGCCTGGTCGTCGGTGCCAGGGCTCGAGCCTGAGACGATCGCGGTGCGATCCAGCGGCCCACGCACGATCGAGACGGCGGAGGTGGGCACGCTGCCCACGACCTTGCCGTCCTTGCCGAGCAGCGGCGCGGGCTCCCGGATCAGGCCCTGCGCCTCGGTGACGCCTTCGACGGCGCGTACCCGCTCCAAGATCTTCTCGGACAACACGCCGCCGGGGTCCTTCGGCAGGACGGCCACATCGACCTTGGCGGCGTCGGCCGTGACCCGCTGGGAGAAGCCGGCCTGGATGGTGTCGTTCAGCACGAACGTGCCCGCGATGAACCCCACCCCCAGCATGATCGCCAGAGAGGTGAGCAACAACCGGAGCCGGTGCGCGCGCAGCCCGGCCAGTGCCGTCTTCAGCACCTCACCCCTCCAGTTTCACGAGCGTGTCCAGCACGGACTGCGGCGTCGGCGCGGCGAGCTCGGTGACGAGCTCGCCGTCGTGGAGAAAGACCACGCGGTCGGCGTACGCGGC includes:
- a CDS encoding 3-oxoacyl-ACP reductase: MQRLQDRVAVITGAGSGIGLATARRFAEEGAKVVCVDVDEEAGGKAANEVGGLFIKADVTSEDDVVRMFQTAYDTYGSVDIAFNNAGISPPDDDSILETGIDAWRRVQEVNLTSVYLCCKHVLPYMRRQGKGSIINTASFVAVMGSATSQISYTASKGGVLAMSRELGVQFAREGIRVNALCPGPVNTPLLRELFAKDPERAQRRLVHVPVGRFAEATEIAAAVAFLASDDASFITASEFLVDGGISGAYVTPL
- a CDS encoding gamma-glutamyl-gamma-aminobutyrate hydrolase family protein, with the protein product MRPVIGITCYVEPAKFTVWADMTVALLPYMYVEQVVRAGGQPVVLPPAGDPAPVVGRLDGLILAGGGDIDPARYSQEPGEKVGYVRKFRDEAEFAVLNAALEAGLPYLGICRGLQVLNVALGGTLHQHLPDVVGHDGHSPAPGRFGPLPVVPVPGTRLAKALGTEPVTVPHYHHQAIDRLAPGLTVSATAEDGTIEAVEMDTESFTMAVQWHPEAAEDCAIFETFVAACR
- the gcvT gene encoding glycine cleavage system aminomethyltransferase GcvT, producing the protein MSRPTPLRDVHESLGATLTDFAGWLMPLRYGSESAEHNAVRQAAGLFDLSHMGEIFLTGPQAGQALDYALVGHLSALEPGRARYTMIVNERGGVLDDLIVYRLGDEEFMVVANASNYEKVGNELKERTKAYNAVVDDRSDQYALIAVQGPRAQEILATLTDADLGGLKYYAGLPGVVDGRQALIARTGYTGEDGFELFVANEDAAPLWHALMAAGEPYGLKPAGLSSRDTLRLEAGMPLYGNELSAELTPFDAGLGRVVKFDKPGDFVGRTALEAVKDDPPRRRLVGLVARGRRVPRHGYPVTKDGAVVGEVTSGAPSQTLGKPIAMAYVDTGIEEGLAVDIRGSQEPMDLVELPFYRRKK
- the gcvH gene encoding glycine cleavage system protein GcvH — encoded protein: MSNIPDELSYTKEHEWVAGLDDGLTVTVGITAFAADALGDVVYVQLPEVGSTVEGGDSVGEVESTKSVSEIYTPVAGEIVEINQAVVDDPSVVNSDPYGEGWMFRVRMEGDAEDLLSAEEYKALTSGES
- a CDS encoding L-serine ammonia-lyase, with the protein product MAISVFDLFKIGIGPSSSHTGGPMAAAHKFARGLDEDGLLPRVARVQAILYGSLGLTGKGHGSDKAVLLGLSGEKPELVDVDTIDDRLTAMRASGTVNLYGTHEIPFVVGEDLIFERKISLPEHPNGMRFTAYTADGDTLREKVYFSVGGGFVVDENATGADRIKPDDTVLPYPFTTGEELLKHCSNTGLSISALMLENEKAFGRTEEEIRAGILNLWNVMSDCVRRGISKEGVLPGGLKVKRRANQLYRRLQTEPPEKDPLQAMDWVTLFALAVNEENAAGGRIVTAPTNGAAGIIPAVLTYYTRFVPHADDDGVVRFLLTAAAIGVLFKENASISGAEVGCQGEVGSACSMASAALTEVMGGTPEQVENAAEIGIEHNLGLTCDPIGGLVQIPCIERNAVASNKAITAARIALRGDGKHFVALDKAIKTMRDTGRDMLDKYKETSRGGLAVNVIEC
- a CDS encoding toxin glutamine deamidase domain-containing protein; this encodes MPLSSGDGVVATSGRRSDILDAPAERIVDGDWFERPHRPPRLAESRPYGVRGGLAHPDPQVERDLIEALPLGTRFPDPRGTWIRLINGGGPADDPFRASNAADCALAVLSTWHGEPTTAAPRLPEYDRIGRPLLTGEHDSRARIERWVGQRLEYAGQGRHAYPMIARRLAGAGHGACAVIVVRWPGGGTHVWNAVNADGEVIWIDAQRGHMSVEPPYTTVTGVFCVILDRQGRPR
- a CDS encoding ABC transporter permease; its protein translation is MLKTALAGLRAHRLRLLLTSLAIMLGVGFIAGTFVLNDTIQAGFSQRVTADAAKVDVAVLPKDPGGVLSEKILERVRAVEGVTEAQGLIREPAPLLGKDGKVVGSVPTSAVSIVRGPLDRTAIVSGSSPGTDDQAAVLDENTAKAQKLQIGDTITVLDGSQSQHRFKLVGLLDPGVDQELAYTGVVGFTPATAQRMTGAKGYREIDVAGPSARLKQLVAAAVGGAAVVKTGDELAADLASAAGFEMRTLTVGLLLFGAVAMMVAALVIYNTFGILVAQRTREMALLRCIGATRRQVFGSILLESVAVGLIASASGLVIGYGLAVLTLAVLGALDAPLPTDAAVTLAPATIAIGLAVGLVVTVCAALLPARSATRVPPVAALRTQVEEQTYRTGVLRWLFAALFLLAGMGTTGFGVWGMQPGEPPTLFVVMAGGALTFLAVLILGPVLVKPLSAAVGWIPARLFGVPGRLALDNSARNPSRAATTTVALTIGVTLMTLLSVLSASTRVSVWSKLDEQFPVDYMLATQGREAGVPRSVAEELRGKPELASVLQVRRTPIKVGDRRYDIGTYHGTVTPEVVAGSTTGMSTGEVALLDYAAEELGVTVGGTVHARTDLAGTVPLRVVAVLKGENSTLPALTVAEQPFDTYFDRLPDSSVMINIRDGVPAERARAVVEAAVAAHPTVQLASSTEIRGQFEETLDMLLMIVTGLLGLAILISLLGIANTLSLSVHERTRESALLRALGLTRPQLRRMLFIEALVLGLIGALVGVVLGGVFGWAAVMAMLDGAVLSVPVPQIALFVVLSGVAGVVAAVLPARRAARASIVGALATG